Proteins encoded together in one Prunus dulcis chromosome 3, ALMONDv2, whole genome shotgun sequence window:
- the LOC117620653 gene encoding protein HEADING DATE REPRESSOR 1 isoform X3, whose protein sequence is MGRRLMELWKDLLLSLLQGLIGNPERDQVEEPVTEEEMQDLAPAPELSERRKALFEPLEPVTNINGKRPSAESLLPPPDFDATTYPKGWLIGKKRKLVNVDVVESMRRIAVQEMNRKDREIDGLNEQLEEDARCLEHLQLQLLQERSKRSEVERENGMLQDQVTMLMNMLGEDDPVDDEGPDAP, encoded by the exons ATGGGAAGAAGGCTGATGGAGCTTTGGAAGGATTTGCTCCTCTCTCTTCTACAAGGATTGATTGGAAACCCAGAAAGAGATCAGGTA GAAGAGCCCGTCACTGAGGAGGAGATGCAGGACTTAGCTCCAGCTCCTGAGCTTTCTGAACGTCGAAAGGCTCTTTTTGAACCCTTAGAACCTGTAACAAATATCAATGGGAAGCGACCGTCGGCTGAATCCTTACTTCCTCCGCCAGACTTTGATGCCACAACCTATCCTAAGGGGTGGCTGATTGGAAAAAAGCGAAAGCTAGTCAATGTTGATGTGGTTGAGAGTATGCGGAGGATCGCTGTGCAGGAAATGAACAGAAAG GATAGGGAAATTGATGGGCTAAATGAGCAATTGGAAGAGGATGCTAGGTGCCTAGAACACTTGCAACTTCAGCTCCTGCAAGAGCGAAGCAAACGGTCGGAggtggagagagaaaatggaaTGCTGCAAGACCAGGTCACCATGCTAATGAACATGCTGGGAGAAGATGACCCCGTGGATGATGAAGGCCCCGACGCACCATaa
- the LOC117620653 gene encoding protein HEADING DATE REPRESSOR 1 isoform X4: MGRRLMELWKDLLLSLLQGLIGNPERDQEEPVTEEEMQDLAPAPELSERRKALFEPLEPVTNINGKRPSAESLLPPPDFDATTYPKGWLIGKKRKLVNVDVVESMRRIAVQEMNRKDREIDGLNEQLEEDARCLEHLQLQLLQERSKRSEVERENGMLQDQVTMLMNMLGEDDPVDDEGPDAP, translated from the exons ATGGGAAGAAGGCTGATGGAGCTTTGGAAGGATTTGCTCCTCTCTCTTCTACAAGGATTGATTGGAAACCCAGAAAGAGATCAG GAAGAGCCCGTCACTGAGGAGGAGATGCAGGACTTAGCTCCAGCTCCTGAGCTTTCTGAACGTCGAAAGGCTCTTTTTGAACCCTTAGAACCTGTAACAAATATCAATGGGAAGCGACCGTCGGCTGAATCCTTACTTCCTCCGCCAGACTTTGATGCCACAACCTATCCTAAGGGGTGGCTGATTGGAAAAAAGCGAAAGCTAGTCAATGTTGATGTGGTTGAGAGTATGCGGAGGATCGCTGTGCAGGAAATGAACAGAAAG GATAGGGAAATTGATGGGCTAAATGAGCAATTGGAAGAGGATGCTAGGTGCCTAGAACACTTGCAACTTCAGCTCCTGCAAGAGCGAAGCAAACGGTCGGAggtggagagagaaaatggaaTGCTGCAAGACCAGGTCACCATGCTAATGAACATGCTGGGAGAAGATGACCCCGTGGATGATGAAGGCCCCGACGCACCATaa
- the LOC117620653 gene encoding protein HEADING DATE REPRESSOR 1 isoform X1, whose translation MEGQITDGKKADGALEGFAPLSSTRIDWKPRKRSGTSGRNVDKITEDTANNTPDKQEEPVTEEEMQDLAPAPELSERRKALFEPLEPVTNINGKRPSAESLLPPPDFDATTYPKGWLIGKKRKLVNVDVVESMRRIAVQEMNRKDREIDGLNEQLEEDARCLEHLQLQLLQERSKRSEVERENGMLQDQVTMLMNMLGEDDPVDDEGPDAP comes from the exons ATGGAAGGCCAGATTACAGATGGGAAGAAGGCTGATGGAGCTTTGGAAGGATTTGCTCCTCTCTCTTCTACAAGGATTGATTGGAAACCCAGAAAGAGATCAGGTA CTAGCGGGAGGAATGTAGACAAGATAACAGAAGATACTGCTAATAATACTCCCGACAAACAGGAAGAGCCCGTCACTGAGGAGGAGATGCAGGACTTAGCTCCAGCTCCTGAGCTTTCTGAACGTCGAAAGGCTCTTTTTGAACCCTTAGAACCTGTAACAAATATCAATGGGAAGCGACCGTCGGCTGAATCCTTACTTCCTCCGCCAGACTTTGATGCCACAACCTATCCTAAGGGGTGGCTGATTGGAAAAAAGCGAAAGCTAGTCAATGTTGATGTGGTTGAGAGTATGCGGAGGATCGCTGTGCAGGAAATGAACAGAAAG GATAGGGAAATTGATGGGCTAAATGAGCAATTGGAAGAGGATGCTAGGTGCCTAGAACACTTGCAACTTCAGCTCCTGCAAGAGCGAAGCAAACGGTCGGAggtggagagagaaaatggaaTGCTGCAAGACCAGGTCACCATGCTAATGAACATGCTGGGAGAAGATGACCCCGTGGATGATGAAGGCCCCGACGCACCATaa
- the LOC117620653 gene encoding protein HEADING DATE REPRESSOR 1 isoform X2, protein MEGQITDGKKADGALEGFAPLSSTRIDWKPRKRSASGRNVDKITEDTANNTPDKQEEPVTEEEMQDLAPAPELSERRKALFEPLEPVTNINGKRPSAESLLPPPDFDATTYPKGWLIGKKRKLVNVDVVESMRRIAVQEMNRKDREIDGLNEQLEEDARCLEHLQLQLLQERSKRSEVERENGMLQDQVTMLMNMLGEDDPVDDEGPDAP, encoded by the exons ATGGAAGGCCAGATTACAGATGGGAAGAAGGCTGATGGAGCTTTGGAAGGATTTGCTCCTCTCTCTTCTACAAGGATTGATTGGAAACCCAGAAAGAGATCAG CTAGCGGGAGGAATGTAGACAAGATAACAGAAGATACTGCTAATAATACTCCCGACAAACAGGAAGAGCCCGTCACTGAGGAGGAGATGCAGGACTTAGCTCCAGCTCCTGAGCTTTCTGAACGTCGAAAGGCTCTTTTTGAACCCTTAGAACCTGTAACAAATATCAATGGGAAGCGACCGTCGGCTGAATCCTTACTTCCTCCGCCAGACTTTGATGCCACAACCTATCCTAAGGGGTGGCTGATTGGAAAAAAGCGAAAGCTAGTCAATGTTGATGTGGTTGAGAGTATGCGGAGGATCGCTGTGCAGGAAATGAACAGAAAG GATAGGGAAATTGATGGGCTAAATGAGCAATTGGAAGAGGATGCTAGGTGCCTAGAACACTTGCAACTTCAGCTCCTGCAAGAGCGAAGCAAACGGTCGGAggtggagagagaaaatggaaTGCTGCAAGACCAGGTCACCATGCTAATGAACATGCTGGGAGAAGATGACCCCGTGGATGATGAAGGCCCCGACGCACCATaa